In Plasmodium coatneyi strain Hackeri chromosome 3, complete sequence, a genomic segment contains:
- a CDS encoding Pf52-like protein, whose product MASSLCVRVLFAILAFLLEVKRNVLYAQNEEVTLCLSEFNQDKECNIAAEFGKEIKVYCPIDSEQNNNGGVVRMNGREVNNDNNCFSKMKSSDASNRNVVRKFEEYVKNLIIHTNGRDHTHYFYVPHTMNTGLFLSCNCIDRSKQKAYKLNIQIAKNDKINVKGCNFYYADEKGEEKENSLEKSVNVKYKKVCSVDVHANDVVSFRCRVHNRYSNVFVNPPLCFYDVLNENNESVQISGVLNGAKVIPRLTTYVHDPMMPKFLAYLAAPPQINESLKVECSCSITDNVLDISYTGTISLNFVKTDKMHPVKEEEDDENRNRWKNSIGENEAEDGRNINNLAPRGGSKDARSSSVLNCLSTVLLLCLFLPWG is encoded by the coding sequence atggctagctcaCTATGTGTAAGAGTCCTCTTTGCCATTTTGGCCTTCCTATtggaagtgaaaagaaaCGTTTTATATGCCCAGAACGAGGAGGTGACTTTATGTTTGTCCGAGTTTAACCAAGACAAGGAATGTAACATAGCAGCTGAAtttgggaaggaaataaaagtgTACTGTCCGATAGACTcagaacaaaataataatggagGGGTTGTACGCATGAACGGACGTGAAGTAAATAACGACAACAATTGTTTTAGTAAAATGAAATCGAGTGATGCCTCCAACAGAAATGTAGTAAGAAAATTTGAAGAGTATGtcaaaaatttaattatacacacaaatgGTAGGGACCATACGCATTATTTCTACGTACCTCATACGATGAACACTGGATTGTTCCTCTCTTGTAATTGCATTGACAGGTCCAAGCAGAAAGCTTATAAGTTAAACATCCAAATAGCCAAAAacgataaaataaatgttaaGGGTTGTAATTTTTACTATGCTGATGAGAAGGgagaggagaaagaaaattcCCTAGAAAAAAGTGTCAATGTaaagtataaaaaagtgTGCAGTGTAGACGTCCATGCAAATGATGTTGTCTCCTTTAGGTGTAGAGTTCACAACAGGTACAGCAACGTCTTTGTTAATCCTCCCCTCTGCTTTTACGATGTTTTAAATGAGAATAATGAAAGTGTGCAAATTTCCGGGGTACTTAATGGAGCTAAGGTTATACCCAGACTAACCACTTACGTCCATGATCCTATGATGCCCAAATTTTTGGCTTACCTGGCCGCTCCCCCTCAAATAAACGAATCCCTAAAGGTGGAATGCAGCTGCTCCATTACAGACAATGTGCTGGACATTTCCTACACAGGAACCATCTCGTtgaattttgtaaaaacgGATAAGATGCATCCCGtcaaggaggaagaggatgaCGAAAATAGAAACAGGTGGAAGAACAGCATAGGTGAAAACGAGGCGGAAGACGGCAGGAACATAAACAATTTGGCACCGCGGGGGGGCAGCAAGGACGCCAGGTCCTCTTCTGTGCTGAATTGCCTCTCGACCGTGTTGCTCCTCTGTTTGTTTTTACCATGGGGATGA
- a CDS encoding 6-cysteine protein produces MRKVFYSLLVSIYICLYMYSPVYALYLKEIELGNYYICNLNDYPREYCVVDYDPNKIIKFLCPIVHNEGEHMETYNSSYCFRYKGIKDRLIISNNEEPIYTTLPGIILENQILYNRYNLGIYIMPFKLEADMSIVCVCDTKKEYKGITPYIKINIKKSNNVLGVGSTDEHIKGCDFGNNQGEHQFLTSPQLHDEHSVCEIEANPGDIVGINCINYNEDDAQNDDVTLEPSNCFSTVSFSLYTLSFVKMNINNIFPGAKYYPESSAFSKDPNFKKFSTTSYLWIPPKVTQEFLFFCSCVYPQGEGIAVYHVKSGAPTV; encoded by the coding sequence atgagaaaagtgTTTTACTCTTTGCTGgttagtatatatatatgtctgtaTATGTACTCCCCAGTATATGCGCTATATTTGAAAGAAATAGAATTAGGGAATTATTACATTTGTAATTTGAATGACTACCCGAGGGAGTACTGTGTGGTGGACTACGACCCGAACAAAATAATCAAGTTTTTGTGCCCAATTGTACATAATGAGGGGGAACACATGGAGACATACAATTCGAGTTACTGCTTCAGATATAAGGGGATAAAGGACCGACTCATAATTAGCAATAATGAAGAACCCATATATACAACCCTGCCGGGGATTATACTAGAAAACCAGATTCTCTACAACAGGTACAATTTGGGCATTTACATTATGCCCTTCAAATTGGAGGCAGACATGAGTATTGTTTGCGTCTGCGACACGAAGAAAGAATACAAAGGAATAacaccttatataaaaataaatattaaaaagtcGAACAATGTTCTTGGTGTAGGTTCGACGGATGAACACATAAAGGGCTGCGACTTTGGTAATAACCAAGGGGAACACCAATTCTTAACGAGTCCGCAGTTACATGATGAGCACTCTGTGTGTGAGATTGAAGCCAATCCAGGAGACATAGTTGGGATAAACTGTATAAATTACAATGAGGATGATGCCCAAAATGACGACGTCACGTTGGAACCTTCCAACTGCTTTTCCACGGtgtccttttctttgtataCTTTGAGTTTTGTAAAGatgaatataaataatatttttcccggTGCCAAGTACTACCCCGAGTCATCCGCTTTTTCGAAGGATccgaattttaaaaaattttcgacCACGTCTTACTTGTGGATCCCCCCTAAGGTGACTCAggaatttcttttcttctgctcTTGTGTGTATCCGCAGGGCGAAGGTATTGCGGTGTACCACGTGAAAAGCGGCGCCCCAACGGTGTGA